GCGGCAAAGACCTCGATTGAGTTGCTCGGTGATTTACCAAAACAACCGATTAACTTGTGTGCCGATCCCGATTTGCTCAAGCAAGCTGTAGAAAACTTACTCAACAACGCCTGCAATTACACCCTGTCTGGTGGAACTGTCTGGTTACGCTTAGAACCTTACCCAGATCGAGCAGTCATTCAGGTTATCGATACGGGAATTGGCATTCCAGAGGCAGATTTACCTTACATTTTCGATCGCTTCTACAGAGTTGACACAGAACGGGCAAGAGAAAGCGGCGGATTTGGGTTAGGATTGGCGATTGTGCAACAAATTGTCCAGGCTCACGGCGGTGAAATCTATGCGATGAGCAATGAGGGTAAAGGCTCGACGTTCCAGATAAAATTACCGCTGGTGAGCCATAATTAAGTCTCCTAAACTGCTTAAGCGTAGTTATACGGGTAAACCCGCAGGGTATTTTGAATTTTAATACCATTTCTCTAAATTCTGACTACAGATAATTCTCCCCCTGCACCCTGCACCCTGCCCCCCTGCTGCCTATGTGTAGCCTTATTTTGGAGAATCGGGATAAATTCCTCGGAGGGGTTGACATTCTAGACTAGTACATTTAACCTAGTAGTTAATTAACTGCGCGGTTAAATACATCCCATCTCAATGTCCACCGATCAATTGAGCGTCACCTTTGCCGCCCTTGCCGATCCGACTCGGCGAGCAATCCTGGCTCATCTTGCTTTGGGCGAAGCATCGGTAACTGAGTTAGCCCAACCCTTTGAGATGAGCCTACCTGCCATTTCTAAACATCTCAAAGTGCTGGAGCGTGCGGGATTAATCGCACGGGGTCGAGAGGCTCAGTGGCGACCCTGCCGATTAGAAGCACAAGCGCTCAAGGAAGCAGCAGATTGGATTGAGCAATATCGCCAATTCTGGGAACAGAATTTGGATCGTCTGGACGAGTATTTACAACAATTGCAAGCAGAGGACAACAAACGCGATCGCGAATCATAAACTGCGTTCCCTTATTCAGGAGAAACAAGATGTTGAAACAAAATGACTCCACATCCACTCAGTCCGAACGCGAGATTATCATTACCCGTATCTTCAACGCACCGCGAGAACTTGTATTTCAGGCATGGACAGACCCAAAACACATTGTCCAATGGTGGGGGCCAAAAGGCTTTACAACTCGTGTAACTGAATTAGATTTGCGTCCAGGCGGTCAATGGCGATATGTCATGGTGGGCCCAGATGGCACAGAGTACCCTGCTAAAGGTGTTTTCCACGAAATCGTGCCTCCAGAACGGATTGTGAGCAGCGATGAATTTGATGAAGGCTTTGAACAAGTTATCAACGCAGATTTACCGCAGGGAATGATCTTGACAGCAATGTTTGAGGAGTTGGACGGCAAGACTAAACTCACCATCCAAATTCTTCATGCAACCGAAAGCGATCGCCGCAAGCATGAAGAGATGGGTGTGGTTGCTGGGTGGAAGTCTAGTTTCGATTGTCTCGACGAATTCCTCGCCAAGCAAGCCAAACAGCAACAGAATGGTTTTGCTGTCACTTTACCATCAGATACGGAAATCCTCATTACTCGCATCTTTAATGCCCCACGCAGACTTCTGTTTGAGGCATGGACTCAGCCCGAACATGTGAAACGCTGGTTTGGGGTTTGTAGCAGTATGACAATGGCAGTTTGCGAAATTGACCTGCGCGTGGGTGGTGCTTGGCGCTATGTCTTACATGACCCCAAAAACAGCACTGAACACGCATTTTCAGGAGAGTATCGTGAAATTGTGCCACCAGAACGATTGGTAACTACCGAAATCTATGAACCAGTCCCCAATAGCGACCATCTCAATACCCTGACTCTGAATGAAGTTGATGGCAAAACAACGCTAAACATTCACATTCAACACCAATCTAGAGAGCAACGGGATGGGCATCTCCAATCTGGCATGGAAGAGGGACTGAGCGAAACTTTGAACCGTCTCGAAGAACTCCTTCAATCTATAGGATGACAATGCTACAAGGGATAGCATTTGGAATTTGAGATTGGGTTTGGGATAAGGGCGAAAGGGAAAGGGTGAAAGGTTCTTACTTTTCCTTCGCCACTTGGAAGTTGGCGGAGCAATTTTGGCGGCAACATAGCGATCATCACCTATTTGCTAATGGTTGCGTGAGTTCTATCTTCACAATCGTTGTATTTGCTTTTTCAGTGACGAAAACCGAACTCTTAAAAGCGGGTTTTAACTACTTGTCTTAATTATTGCCAGTCAAGCATGATAAGTATATCAACAGCATTGATGCAATGACAGGCTTTTGTAAGTGAAAAGCCTGAACAGTACAAAAGGCTGAGGAATTAAGTAGGCAAGGGATGTAATAGAGCATAATCAAACAGAAAATTTTATGTTTTCCCTTGATTTCGAGTTTCAGCCAAGAATTTCAATCAATCATTAATGATTTGAGTTGATTAAGCGTGCTGTAGGTTAATGCGGTTT
The genomic region above belongs to Calothrix sp. NIES-2098 and contains:
- a CDS encoding transcriptional regulatory protein ArsR family, producing the protein MSTDQLSVTFAALADPTRRAILAHLALGEASVTELAQPFEMSLPAISKHLKVLERAGLIARGREAQWRPCRLEAQALKEAADWIEQYRQFWEQNLDRLDEYLQQLQAEDNKRDRES